The following are encoded together in the Bradyrhizobium algeriense genome:
- a CDS encoding DUF1192 domain-containing protein: MAIEDDDKPRKKITHEIGQDLSLLSVEELTERIALMNSEIERLQEAVTKKRASKDAANSFFKT; the protein is encoded by the coding sequence ATGGCGATCGAGGATGACGACAAGCCGCGGAAGAAAATCACCCACGAGATCGGCCAGGATCTGTCGCTGCTGTCGGTCGAGGAATTGACCGAACGGATCGCGCTGATGAATTCGGAGATCGAACGGCTGCAAGAAGCCGTCACGAAAAAGCGCGCGTCAAAGGATGCGGCGAACAGTTTTTTCAAGACGTAG
- a CDS encoding flagellar motor protein MotA — MPSGHSSRSEMEIELSKLSSPRIFLVRMLVFLVLCALVTVVLYKQIIAAFFANPGLNALIGAVLLIGIILSFRQVIRLYPEVSWVNNFRIADPGLAIDRRPRLLAPMAAILGGERSGRMTISQQTMRHLLDSIATRLDEARDISRYMTGLLVFLGLLGTFWGLIETVGSVGKVIDGLKVGGDSGALFDTLKDGLAAPLGGMGISFSSSLFGLAGSLILGFLDLQSSQAQNRFYTDLEDWLASTVREYGDGGSGLGGELQHAMERMRAVVEESGSGRSTTAAMANLAEAIQGLVAHMRTEQQMIREWADGQGEQNREIKKLLERIAKQPEKS, encoded by the coding sequence ATGCCCTCAGGCCACTCCTCCCGCTCCGAAATGGAGATCGAACTGAGCAAACTGTCCTCGCCCCGGATTTTTCTGGTGCGGATGCTGGTGTTCCTGGTGCTGTGTGCGCTGGTGACGGTCGTGCTCTACAAGCAGATCATCGCGGCGTTCTTTGCCAATCCCGGCCTCAACGCCCTGATCGGCGCGGTGCTTCTGATCGGCATCATCCTGTCGTTCCGGCAGGTGATCCGGCTCTATCCCGAGGTCTCCTGGGTCAACAATTTCCGCATCGCCGATCCGGGTCTCGCGATCGACCGGCGCCCGAGACTGCTGGCGCCGATGGCGGCGATCCTTGGCGGCGAGCGCTCGGGGCGGATGACGATTTCGCAGCAGACCATGCGGCACCTGCTGGATTCGATCGCGACGCGGCTGGATGAAGCGCGCGACATTTCCCGCTACATGACGGGCTTGCTGGTGTTTCTCGGCCTGCTCGGCACCTTCTGGGGCCTGATCGAAACCGTAGGTTCCGTCGGCAAGGTGATCGACGGCTTGAAGGTCGGCGGCGATTCCGGCGCCCTGTTCGACACCCTGAAGGACGGGCTGGCCGCGCCGCTCGGCGGCATGGGCATTTCGTTCTCGTCCTCGCTGTTCGGCCTCGCCGGCTCGCTGATCCTGGGCTTTCTCGACCTGCAGTCGAGCCAGGCGCAGAACCGCTTCTACACCGACCTCGAAGACTGGCTCGCCTCCACCGTGCGCGAATATGGCGATGGCGGGTCCGGCCTCGGCGGCGAATTGCAACATGCGATGGAACGGATGCGCGCGGTGGTTGAAGAGAGCGGCAGTGGCCGCAGCACCACGGCGGCGATGGCCAACCTCGCCGAGGCCATCCAGGGCCTGGTCGCACATATGCGCACCGAGCAGCAGATGATCCGCGAATGGGCCGACGGCCAGGGCGAGCAGAACCGCGAGATCAAGAAGCTGCTGGAGCGGATCGCCAAGCAGCCCGAGAAGAGCTGA
- a CDS encoding GNAT family N-acetyltransferase, whose amino-acid sequence MTPSFTLRPYRAEDEDAAIELWRLTWQQAYPGIDFTARVPWWRERWRNELVPNASIIVAEHADALIGFVTIDGSGYLDQLVVSPDHWGSKLATALVDEAKRLSPNGVTLLVNKDNARAIRFYERNGFAHAGEDMNPTSGRAVLKMRWKA is encoded by the coding sequence TTGACCCCATCCTTCACACTCCGTCCCTATCGTGCCGAGGACGAAGACGCGGCGATCGAGCTGTGGCGGCTGACCTGGCAGCAGGCCTATCCGGGAATCGATTTCACCGCACGCGTGCCGTGGTGGCGCGAGCGCTGGCGCAACGAGCTGGTGCCGAATGCTTCGATCATCGTCGCCGAACACGCGGACGCGCTGATCGGGTTCGTGACCATCGACGGATCAGGCTATCTCGACCAGCTCGTGGTCAGCCCGGATCATTGGGGCTCGAAACTGGCCACCGCATTGGTCGATGAAGCCAAGCGCCTGTCGCCCAATGGCGTCACGCTTCTGGTCAACAAGGACAACGCCCGCGCTATCCGCTTCTACGAACGCAACGGCTTTGCGCATGCCGGCGAGGACATGAATCCGACATCGGGCCGGGCGGTGTTGAAGATGCGCTGGAAGGCGTAA
- the rpmE gene encoding 50S ribosomal protein L31 encodes MKAEIHPNYHTITVVMTDGTEYQTRSTWGKEGDKLNLDIDPKSHPAWTGGSQQLLDRGGRVSRFQKKFSGFLKKD; translated from the coding sequence ATGAAAGCCGAAATTCATCCGAATTATCATACGATTACGGTCGTGATGACCGACGGGACCGAGTACCAGACCCGCTCCACCTGGGGCAAGGAAGGCGACAAGCTGAACCTCGATATCGATCCCAAGTCGCATCCGGCCTGGACCGGCGGCTCGCAGCAGCTCCTCGACCGGGGCGGCCGTGTGTCGCGCTTCCAGAAGAAGTTTTCGGGCTTCCTCAAGAAGGACTGA
- a CDS encoding DUF1465 family protein — protein MADRSQSESALVLFSERLTNSAAFGTLFREGMDLVEETAAYLDGDGRNEAKALERSVSLTYATESMRLTTRLMQLASWLLLHRAVKEGEMTLTQANREKTKVKLTAADPGTEEMIAKLPQQLQDLIARSMSLQTRVRRLDTSIHAPVAERAPIGNPLVPQLNRLKAAFEQ, from the coding sequence ATGGCGGACCGTTCGCAAAGCGAATCCGCGCTCGTTCTGTTCAGCGAGCGGCTCACCAATTCCGCGGCGTTCGGAACCCTGTTCCGGGAAGGCATGGATCTGGTCGAGGAAACCGCTGCCTATCTCGACGGCGACGGCCGTAATGAGGCCAAGGCGCTCGAACGCTCCGTCAGCCTCACTTACGCAACCGAAAGCATGCGCCTCACCACCCGCCTGATGCAGCTCGCGTCCTGGCTGTTGCTGCATCGCGCGGTCAAGGAAGGCGAGATGACGCTGACCCAGGCCAATCGGGAAAAGACCAAGGTCAAACTCACGGCTGCCGATCCCGGCACTGAGGAGATGATCGCAAAGCTGCCGCAGCAATTGCAGGATCTGATTGCGCGCTCGATGAGCCTGCAAACGCGGGTCCGCCGCCTCGACACCTCGATCCACGCGCCCGTCGCTGAACGGGCCCCGATCGGCAATCCGCTGGTGCCGCAGCTCAACCGCCTGAAAGCGGCGTTCGAGCAGTAA
- a CDS encoding NAD(P)H-quinone oxidoreductase, whose amino-acid sequence MEKLPAQMTVVSISKPGGPEVLLPETRAVPLPGPGEILVKVMAAGVNRPDVAQRSGAYPPPPGASDLPGLEIAGEVVALGEGAAKHKLGDKVMSLVAGGGYAQYCIAQDAQAMAVPPSLTIQEAGALPETLMTVWHNVFERGALKPGETLLIHGGSSGIGTMAIQLAKAFGSKVIVTVGSQDKIDACLKLGADRAINYKTEDFVAVVKAETNNAGANLILDMVAGDYVDRNYDAAAIDGRIVQIATLNGPKVTVNIAKVMVKRLTHTGSTLRPRTNADKAAMVAAIEAKVMPLLREGRVKPLMDSSFPLEKAADAHRRMETSAHIGKIVLAV is encoded by the coding sequence ATGGAAAAGCTGCCCGCGCAAATGACCGTCGTCAGCATCAGCAAGCCCGGCGGCCCCGAGGTGCTGTTGCCCGAAACCCGCGCCGTGCCCCTGCCCGGTCCGGGCGAAATCCTGGTCAAGGTGATGGCCGCCGGCGTCAACCGTCCCGACGTTGCCCAGCGTTCCGGCGCCTACCCGCCGCCGCCCGGCGCCAGCGACCTGCCCGGCCTTGAAATCGCCGGCGAAGTGGTCGCCCTCGGCGAAGGCGCGGCCAAGCACAAGCTCGGCGACAAGGTGATGTCGCTGGTGGCGGGCGGCGGCTACGCTCAATATTGCATCGCGCAAGACGCGCAGGCGATGGCGGTGCCGCCGTCGCTCACGATCCAGGAAGCCGGCGCGCTCCCGGAAACGCTGATGACGGTCTGGCACAATGTGTTCGAGCGCGGCGCGCTGAAGCCGGGAGAAACCTTGCTGATCCACGGCGGCTCATCCGGCATCGGCACCATGGCGATCCAGCTAGCGAAAGCGTTCGGCTCGAAAGTGATCGTGACCGTCGGCTCGCAGGACAAGATCGACGCCTGCCTGAAACTCGGCGCTGACCGCGCGATCAACTACAAGACCGAGGACTTCGTCGCCGTGGTCAAGGCGGAGACCAACAATGCGGGCGCCAACCTGATCCTCGACATGGTCGCCGGCGACTATGTCGATCGTAATTATGATGCCGCCGCGATCGATGGCCGAATTGTGCAGATCGCAACCCTCAACGGACCCAAGGTCACCGTCAACATTGCCAAGGTGATGGTGAAGCGGCTGACCCATACCGGCTCCACGCTGCGCCCCCGTACTAATGCGGATAAGGCCGCGATGGTCGCGGCAATCGAAGCCAAGGTGATGCCACTATTGCGCGAAGGACGGGTAAAACCGCTGATGGACAGCTCATTCCCGCTGGAAAAAGCCGCCGATGCGCACCGGCGGATGGAGACCAGCGCACATATTGGCAAAATTGTGTTGGCGGTTTGA
- a CDS encoding ABC transporter ATP-binding protein/permease, whose translation MSAAEQFEAPPGTPPRRDALLEEEAFIEVQLTQSPAKTSARLRPLLALAPYVARYRGRAALAFISLTVAAITTLVVPIAVRRMIDFGFSPEGIALINSYFSVMIAIVAVLAAASASRYYLVMTIGERIVADIRRDVFAHLVSLSPAFFDSARSGELVSRLTADTTQIKSAVGASVSIALRNMMLFIGATAMMVITSPKLSGFVLLAIPLIVIPLVAFGRWVRRLSRNAQDTLADASAYASELIGAIRTVQAYTSERMATNRFGGEVEQAYEAARSSTRARAVLTLIIIFIVFSSVVAILWVGSHDVLTGQITPGRLGQFVLYAAFAATGLGQLSEVWGEVSAASGAAERLFEILRVKSQIAAPPQPAVLPQPARGDVGFENVSFAYPTRPDVLAIDNVSLAVKAGEKVAIVGPSGAGKSTLFHLLLRFYDPARGTISLDGVPVRSADPVDVRSRIALVPQDSVVFAASARENIRFGRPDAGDAEVERAADLAHATEFLRRLPGGFEAQLGERGVTLSGGQRQRIAIARAILRDAPLLLLDEATSALDAESETLVQTALEELMRHRTTLVIAHRLATVLSCDRIMVMDQGRIVEQGTHAELVAANGLYARLARLQFEGV comes from the coding sequence ATGAGCGCAGCGGAACAGTTTGAAGCCCCCCCTGGCACGCCTCCACGGCGCGACGCCCTGCTCGAGGAAGAGGCCTTTATCGAGGTCCAGCTGACGCAGTCGCCGGCCAAGACGAGCGCCAGGCTCCGCCCGCTGCTGGCGCTGGCGCCTTACGTCGCGCGCTACCGTGGACGGGCGGCTCTCGCCTTCATCTCGCTGACGGTCGCGGCAATCACCACGCTGGTGGTGCCGATCGCGGTCAGGCGCATGATCGATTTCGGCTTCAGCCCCGAAGGCATAGCCCTGATCAACAGCTATTTCAGCGTCATGATCGCCATTGTCGCGGTGCTCGCCGCGGCAAGCGCGTCGCGCTACTACCTTGTCATGACGATCGGCGAACGCATCGTCGCCGATATCAGGCGCGACGTGTTCGCGCATCTGGTCTCGCTGTCGCCCGCGTTCTTCGATTCCGCGCGCTCGGGCGAACTGGTGTCGCGGCTGACCGCCGATACCACCCAGATCAAATCCGCCGTCGGCGCGTCGGTATCGATCGCGCTGCGCAACATGATGCTGTTCATCGGCGCCACCGCCATGATGGTGATCACGAGCCCGAAATTGTCCGGCTTCGTGCTGCTGGCGATCCCGCTGATCGTGATTCCGCTGGTCGCGTTCGGGCGCTGGGTGCGGCGGCTGTCGCGCAACGCGCAGGATACGCTGGCGGACGCCAGCGCCTACGCCTCCGAACTGATCGGCGCGATCCGGACCGTGCAGGCTTATACCAGCGAGCGGATGGCAACCAACCGCTTCGGCGGCGAGGTCGAGCAGGCCTATGAGGCGGCGCGCAGCTCGACGCGGGCGCGCGCGGTGCTGACGCTGATCATCATCTTCATCGTGTTCTCCAGCGTCGTCGCGATCCTCTGGGTCGGCTCGCACGACGTGCTGACCGGCCAGATCACGCCGGGCCGGCTTGGCCAGTTCGTGCTGTATGCGGCGTTCGCCGCGACCGGTCTCGGGCAGCTCAGCGAAGTCTGGGGCGAAGTCTCGGCTGCGTCGGGCGCCGCCGAGCGGCTGTTCGAAATCCTGCGGGTCAAATCGCAGATCGCCGCGCCGCCGCAGCCGGCCGTACTGCCGCAGCCAGCGCGCGGCGACGTCGGTTTCGAGAATGTCAGCTTCGCCTATCCAACGCGGCCGGACGTGCTGGCGATCGACAACGTTTCGCTCGCGGTCAAGGCCGGCGAGAAGGTCGCGATCGTAGGCCCGTCAGGGGCGGGCAAGAGCACGCTGTTTCACCTCCTGCTGCGCTTCTACGATCCCGCACGCGGCACGATTTCGCTCGACGGCGTACCGGTCAGATCGGCCGATCCGGTTGACGTGCGTTCGCGCATCGCGCTGGTGCCGCAGGACTCGGTCGTGTTCGCGGCCTCCGCACGCGAAAACATCCGCTTTGGCCGGCCTGATGCGGGCGATGCCGAAGTCGAGCGCGCCGCCGATCTCGCCCATGCCACCGAATTCCTCCGCCGGCTGCCGGGTGGTTTCGAGGCGCAACTCGGCGAGCGCGGCGTGACGCTGTCCGGCGGCCAGCGCCAGCGCATCGCGATCGCGCGCGCGATCCTGCGCGACGCGCCGTTGCTGTTGCTCGACGAAGCCACTTCCGCGCTCGATGCGGAAAGCGAGACGCTGGTGCAGACCGCGCTGGAAGAATTGATGCGCCACCGCACCACGCTCGTGATCGCCCATCGCCTTGCCACCGTGCTGTCCTGCGACCGCATCATGGTGATGGACCAGGGCCGGATCGTCGAACAGGGCACGCATGCGGAGCTGGTTGCAGCGAACGGTTTGTACGCACGGTTGGCGCGATTGCAGTTCGAGGGCGTGTAG
- a CDS encoding EAL domain-containing protein, with product MRLIRCLALLALGLMIVAAAPPAHAIDAVSVRSDAPAIDLTAVLDHQRSETDRIQVSTAPGTDGIVRRIEVRAREGGQNWVVFALANNTDDQLDRLIVAPHYRIVSSGLLWPDLGLSRIATITPSVGDRPERQESATADIFRITLDPGAVVTFVAELRTDKLPQLYLWEPDAYKDKVNSFTLYQGIVIGISGLLALVLTILFVVKGSIMFPAAAALAWAVLVYIGVDFGFWGKVLDMSNNAERVWRAAGEAILAATLLVFLFAYLNLSRWHVRYSHITVGWLAFLGSLVALALFDPAVASGIARISLVLIAFAGFTLIVYLSTHGFDRAVLLIPTWFLLVVWVIAAGMTVGGSVTNDIVGPALLGGLVLIVMLIGFTVMQHAFAGGGATTGIVSDIERRALALTGSGDLIWDWDVSADKVFTSPETESLLGLKRGTLEGPAAKWLEVLHPLDQDRFRAALDSVLDQRRGRLVQDFRLRTPDGHFMWFALKARPVVGSDGEVSRVVGTLTDVTDIKNAEERMLHDSVHDNLTGLPNRKLFMDRLGAVANFAKSMPNLRPTLMVIDLDRFKQVNDSVGIAVGDSILLTLARRLTRILKPQDTLARLAGDQFGLILLSEQDPARITAFAETIRKTIRAPIAFNDREIFLTASIGLALSDPQTQLSEEIIKDAELAMYHSKRIGGDRIDVYKPAMRARKTDRLTLESELRRAIERQEITILYQPIVRLEDRSIAGFEALARWDHPKLGRMSPSEFITIAEEIGLIVDLGMFVLDQTARQLSVWQRAMRSREPIFASVNVSSRQLLRHDLIHDIRTVLSRSSVARGTLKLELTESLVMENPEHAAQMLTRIRELGTGLSLDDFGTGHSSLAYLQRFPFDTIKIDQSFVRTTSRGTRPVILKSIIALAHDLGMDVVAEGAETDSDAVELYQLGCEYAQGFAFGEPMDADAAMRLLTEERLEAAS from the coding sequence TTGCGTCTGATCAGGTGCCTGGCGCTGCTTGCGCTGGGCCTCATGATTGTTGCGGCGGCGCCTCCGGCGCACGCCATTGACGCTGTCAGCGTCCGCAGCGACGCGCCTGCCATCGATCTCACCGCCGTCCTCGACCATCAGCGCAGCGAAACCGACCGCATCCAGGTTTCGACGGCGCCGGGAACCGACGGTATCGTCCGCCGCATCGAGGTGCGCGCCCGCGAAGGCGGGCAGAACTGGGTGGTGTTCGCGCTTGCCAACAACACCGACGACCAGCTCGACCGCCTGATCGTCGCCCCGCACTATCGCATCGTGTCGTCCGGCCTGCTGTGGCCCGATCTCGGCCTGTCGCGCATCGCGACCATCACGCCGTCGGTCGGCGATCGTCCCGAGCGGCAGGAAAGCGCGACCGCCGACATCTTCCGCATCACGCTCGATCCCGGCGCCGTCGTCACCTTCGTGGCGGAATTGCGCACCGACAAGCTGCCGCAGCTCTATCTGTGGGAACCCGACGCCTACAAGGACAAGGTGAACTCGTTCACGCTCTACCAGGGCATCGTAATCGGCATCTCCGGCCTCCTGGCCCTCGTTCTCACCATTCTGTTCGTGGTCAAGGGCAGCATCATGTTCCCCGCCGCCGCCGCGCTGGCGTGGGCGGTGCTGGTCTATATCGGCGTCGATTTCGGCTTCTGGGGCAAGGTGCTCGACATGTCGAACAACGCCGAGCGCGTCTGGCGCGCGGCGGGCGAAGCGATCCTGGCGGCGACGCTGCTCGTGTTCCTGTTCGCCTATCTCAATCTCAGCCGCTGGCATGTGCGCTATTCCCACATCACCGTCGGCTGGCTGGCCTTCCTCGGCTCACTGGTGGCGCTGGCGCTGTTCGATCCGGCGGTCGCTTCCGGCATTGCGCGGATCTCGCTGGTGCTGATCGCCTTCGCCGGCTTCACGCTGATCGTCTATCTCTCGACGCATGGTTTCGACCGCGCGGTGCTGTTGATTCCGACCTGGTTCCTGCTGGTGGTCTGGGTGATCGCGGCCGGCATGACCGTGGGGGGCTCGGTCACCAACGACATCGTGGGCCCGGCTTTGCTCGGCGGCCTCGTGCTGATCGTGATGCTGATCGGATTTACGGTCATGCAGCACGCGTTCGCCGGCGGCGGCGCGACCACCGGCATCGTCTCAGACATCGAGCGCCGCGCGCTGGCGCTGACCGGCTCCGGCGACCTGATCTGGGACTGGGACGTCTCGGCCGATAAGGTGTTCACGAGTCCCGAAACTGAAAGCCTGCTCGGGCTGAAACGCGGCACGCTGGAAGGTCCCGCCGCAAAATGGCTCGAGGTGCTGCACCCGCTCGACCAGGATCGCTTTCGCGCAGCGCTGGACAGCGTGCTCGACCAGCGCCGCGGCCGGCTGGTACAGGATTTCCGCCTGCGCACGCCCGACGGCCATTTCATGTGGTTCGCGCTGAAGGCGCGCCCGGTGGTCGGCTCCGACGGCGAGGTCTCGCGCGTGGTCGGAACGCTCACCGACGTCACCGACATCAAGAACGCCGAAGAGCGCATGCTCCACGACTCCGTGCATGACAACCTCACGGGTCTTCCGAACCGCAAATTGTTCATGGACCGCCTCGGCGCGGTCGCCAATTTTGCCAAGAGCATGCCTAACCTGCGGCCGACGCTGATGGTGATCGACCTCGACCGTTTCAAGCAGGTCAATGATTCCGTCGGCATTGCGGTCGGCGACTCCATCCTCTTGACGCTGGCGCGGCGGCTGACGCGCATCCTGAAACCGCAGGACACGCTGGCGCGGCTGGCCGGCGACCAGTTCGGCCTGATCCTGTTGTCGGAACAGGACCCGGCGCGCATCACCGCGTTTGCCGAAACCATCCGCAAGACCATCCGCGCGCCGATCGCCTTCAACGACCGCGAGATCTTCCTGACCGCCTCCATCGGGCTCGCGCTGTCGGACCCGCAGACGCAATTGTCGGAGGAGATCATCAAGGACGCCGAGCTTGCGATGTATCACTCCAAGCGCATCGGCGGCGATCGCATCGACGTCTACAAGCCGGCGATGCGCGCCCGCAAGACCGACCGCCTGACGCTGGAAAGCGAACTGCGCCGCGCCATCGAGCGGCAGGAAATCACCATTCTCTACCAGCCGATCGTGCGGCTGGAAGACCGCTCGATCGCCGGCTTCGAGGCGCTGGCACGCTGGGACCACCCCAAGCTCGGCCGGATGTCGCCGTCGGAATTCATCACGATTGCCGAGGAAATCGGCCTGATCGTCGATCTCGGCATGTTCGTGCTCGACCAGACCGCGCGGCAGCTTTCGGTGTGGCAGCGCGCGATGCGCTCGCGCGAACCGATCTTTGCCTCCGTCAACGTCTCCTCCCGGCAGTTGCTGCGCCACGATCTGATCCACGATATCCGCACCGTGCTGTCACGCTCGTCGGTGGCGCGTGGCACGCTCAAGCTCGAACTGACGGAATCGCTTGTCATGGAGAACCCGGAGCACGCGGCGCAGATGCTGACGCGCATCCGCGAGCTCGGCACCGGGCTGTCGCTCGACGATTTCGGCACCGGCCATTCCTCGCTGGCCTATCTGCAGCGTTTTCCGTTCGACACCATCAAGATCGACCAGTCCTTCGTGCGCACCACCAGCCGCGGTACGCGCCCCGTGATCCTGAAATCGATCATCGCGCTGGCGCACGACCTCGGCATGGACGTGGTGGCGGAAGGCGCGGAGACGGATTCGGATGCAGTCGAGCTCTATCAATTGGGCTGCGAATACGCGCAGGGCTTTGCTTTCGGCGAGCCGATGGATGCGGATGCCGCGATGCGGCTATTGACCGAAGAGCGGCTGGAAGCGGCGAGTTAA
- a CDS encoding cyclopropane-fatty-acyl-phospholipid synthase family protein, whose protein sequence is MSFVSAIMGTAERVPLPDAIIRAAIHQLCSRAATRLATGNAESDAWLADEMAARAIAEYSDEPDVRGHEVPAEFFACVLGPNRKYSCCFYREAASTLQEAEEEALRQTVEHADLADGQSILELGCGWGSLSLWMARQFPHSLVTAVSNSNAQREYIEGEAAQRGLANLRVITQDMNVFAPDTQFDRVVSVEMFEHMMSWREMMTRLRTWLEPDGRFFLHIFTHRSGAYLFDRADGEDWIAQRFFAGGVMPSHHLIRQYADLFGVEKEWRWSGVHYQRTAQDWLENFDTHRYEIERVLRKVHGGETALWMRRWRWFLLATAGLFGYAGGSEWGVSHYRLKAAAG, encoded by the coding sequence ATGAGCTTCGTCTCCGCGATCATGGGAACCGCCGAGCGCGTACCGCTGCCCGACGCCATTATCCGGGCCGCAATCCACCAGCTCTGCTCGCGCGCTGCCACGCGGCTCGCCACCGGGAATGCGGAAAGCGATGCCTGGCTCGCCGACGAAATGGCGGCACGCGCCATCGCCGAATATAGCGACGAGCCCGATGTCCGCGGCCACGAGGTGCCGGCCGAGTTCTTTGCCTGCGTGCTCGGTCCCAATCGCAAATATTCCTGTTGCTTCTACCGGGAGGCGGCCTCGACCCTGCAGGAGGCCGAGGAGGAAGCGCTGCGCCAGACTGTCGAGCATGCCGACCTGGCCGACGGGCAATCGATCCTCGAACTTGGCTGCGGCTGGGGTTCGCTGTCGCTTTGGATGGCGCGGCAATTTCCGCATTCGCTGGTCACGGCGGTCTCCAACTCGAACGCGCAGCGCGAATACATCGAGGGCGAAGCCGCCCAGCGAGGCCTGGCCAATTTGCGCGTCATCACGCAGGACATGAACGTGTTCGCGCCCGACACGCAGTTCGACCGTGTCGTCTCCGTCGAGATGTTCGAGCACATGATGAGCTGGCGCGAAATGATGACGCGTCTGCGTACATGGCTGGAACCCGATGGCCGCTTCTTCCTGCACATCTTCACCCACCGCTCCGGCGCCTATCTGTTCGATCGCGCCGATGGCGAGGACTGGATCGCGCAACGTTTCTTTGCCGGCGGCGTGATGCCGAGCCATCATCTGATCCGGCAATATGCCGATCTGTTCGGGGTCGAAAAGGAATGGCGCTGGAGCGGCGTGCACTATCAGCGCACCGCGCAGGATTGGCTGGAGAACTTCGACACGCATCGCTACGAAATCGAGCGCGTGCTTCGCAAGGTCCATGGCGGCGAGACCGCGTTGTGGATGCGGCGCTGGCGCTGGTTCCTGCTCGCCACCGCAGGCCTGTTCGGTTACGCCGGTGGCAGCGAGTGGGGCGTCAGCCATTACCGGCTGAAGGCGGCCGCCGGTTAA
- a CDS encoding peptidoglycan -binding protein, with amino-acid sequence MALARARRSESGFNYWPGFVDALSTLVLSIVFLLSVFLVVQFFLSQEVTGKDKALEQLNAKIAQLNELLSLEKLGKIALDDQVGQLRAGLAAAEGERDRIKGLYEGLAGAGSDAQGRTTELNKALESEKTVSSRALAQIEVLNQQISALRRQLAALEEALEASEKRDKESQGRIADLGQRLNVALAQRVQELSRYRSEFFGRLRAILGNRPDIRIVGDRFVFQSEVFFDTGQALLLPEGRAELDKLATALIDLDKQIPSEIAWVLRVDGHTDMRPINSPLFKSNWELSSARAISVVQYLVFLGVPAQRLVAAGFAEFQPLDPAPNEDAYKRNRRIELKLTER; translated from the coding sequence ATGGCCCTCGCCCGTGCACGCCGCAGCGAATCCGGTTTCAACTACTGGCCGGGGTTCGTCGACGCCCTGTCGACACTGGTGCTGTCGATCGTGTTCCTGCTGTCGGTGTTTTTGGTGGTGCAGTTCTTCCTGTCGCAGGAGGTCACTGGCAAGGACAAGGCACTGGAACAGCTCAACGCCAAGATCGCGCAGCTCAATGAGCTGCTGTCACTGGAAAAGCTCGGCAAGATCGCGCTCGACGACCAGGTCGGGCAATTGCGCGCCGGCCTCGCCGCCGCGGAAGGCGAGCGCGACCGTATCAAGGGGCTTTACGAGGGGCTGGCCGGCGCCGGCAGCGACGCCCAGGGCCGCACCACCGAGCTCAACAAGGCGCTGGAATCCGAAAAGACAGTGTCCTCGCGCGCGCTCGCCCAGATCGAGGTGCTGAACCAGCAGATCAGCGCGCTGCGCCGCCAGCTCGCGGCGCTAGAGGAAGCGCTGGAAGCGTCCGAAAAGCGCGACAAGGAATCGCAGGGGCGGATTGCCGATCTCGGCCAGCGCCTGAACGTCGCGCTGGCGCAGCGCGTGCAGGAATTGTCGCGCTACCGTTCGGAATTCTTCGGCCGCCTGCGCGCCATTCTGGGCAATCGCCCCGATATCCGGATCGTCGGTGACCGTTTTGTCTTTCAGTCGGAGGTATTCTTCGATACCGGCCAGGCGCTGTTGCTGCCCGAGGGTCGCGCCGAACTCGACAAGCTCGCCACCGCGCTGATCGACCTGGACAAGCAGATTCCAAGCGAGATCGCCTGGGTGCTGCGGGTCGACGGCCACACCGACATGCGGCCGATCAACTCGCCGCTGTTCAAGTCGAACTGGGAATTGTCGTCGGCGCGCGCCATCTCCGTGGTGCAATACCTGGTTTTCCTCGGCGTCCCCGCGCAGCGGCTGGTCGCCGCCGGCTTTGCCGAATTCCAGCCGCTCGATCCAGCACCCAACGAAGACGCCTACAAGCGCAACCGCCGCATCGAACTGAAGCTGACGGAACGGTGA